The bacterium nucleotide sequence CCGCGGCGACCGCGAAGCCGATCGGTCCCTGCTCGTTCCGCTCGGGGATCCGCACTCCGGTCCCGCCCACCGTCAACATGATCACGAACAGGATCAGCACGGTGATCGCGCCCGCGTAGATCAGTACCTGGATCCCGGCGACGAACTCGGCGTTCAAAAGGATGTAGAGCCCGGTCACACCGAGAAAGACCGGGATGAGCGCCACCGCGC carries:
- a CDS encoding NADH-quinone oxidoreductase subunit J; its protein translation is AVALIPVFLGVTGLYILLNAEFVAGIQVLIYAGAITVLILFVIMLTVGGTGVRIPERNEQGPIGFAVAAALAAMLAIGVTHTAWGRGSGTLPAYTPGAIGESFLGPNVLVFEGTSVVLLVSLIGAIIIARKEE